In the genome of Vanacampus margaritifer isolate UIUO_Vmar chromosome 1, RoL_Vmar_1.0, whole genome shotgun sequence, one region contains:
- the ap5s1 gene encoding AP-5 complex subunit sigma-1 encodes MVVAFVIHTVCPIGALAPGESRVLYSRVFGADEALFQGGQQLQLNAEERRLASAEKIAAVARQVQSAVSLRREASGRPPVETLPGEEALALQEADSGVLRLRGGDPYWQEVSALWLAVNSLSFVMLCEPHENLLLAEGTLRNLARHCLEHLHMLGQGSEVLLKSSRVDVLLSRLLPQGQLLFLNHRFAQNLEKDVAAYMNK; translated from the exons ATGGTAGTCGCCTTCGTCATCCACACCGTGTGCCCCATCGGGGCGCTCGCTCCCGGGGAGAGCAGGGTGCTCTACTCCCGCGTCTTCGGAGCGGACGAGGCGCTCTTCCAGGGCGGCCAGCAGCTGCAGCTCAACGCCGAAGAGAGGCGACTGGCGTCGGCCGAGAAGATCGCCGCGGTGGCCCG GCAGGTCCAGAGCGCCGTCTCGCTGCGCCGGGAGGCCTCGGGGCGCCCCCCGGTGGAGACTTTACCTGGCGAGGAGGCCCTGGCCCTGCAGGAGGCTGACAGCGGCGTGCTGAGGCTGCGAGGCGGGGACCCCTACTGGCAGGAGGTCAGCGCGCTCTGGTTGGCTGTCAACTCTTTGTCCTTTGTGATGTTGTGCGAGCCCCACGAAAACCTGCTGCTGGCAGAGGGAACGCTCCGGAACCTCGCCAGGCACTGTCTCGAGCACCTGCACATGCTGGGGCAGGGCAGTGAG GTGCTGTTGAAGAGCAGCCGGGTGGACGTCCTGCTGAGTCGGCTTCTTCCTCAAGGCCAGCTCCTCTTCCTCAACCATCGCTTCGCTCAGAATCTGGAGAAGGACGTGGCCGCCTACATGAACAAGTGA